One stretch of Euphorbia lathyris chromosome 7, ddEupLath1.1, whole genome shotgun sequence DNA includes these proteins:
- the LOC136201424 gene encoding RING-H2 finger protein ATL7 isoform X1, protein MSDFKSESPTPRSSSSSSTTSVASTELKLYQAFIFSVPIFFTFILLFLFYLFYLRRRRVDWASLRMRANLDNNDIIRAELGLKKELREMLPIVVYKESFTVKDTQCPVCLADYQAEERLQQIPACGHTFHMECIDHWLSNHTTCPLCRLSLIPPAKMPSETPNNQAETPQECCTVVCTGATSGQSGEVFCGELVSRQLSEPHNEDFRTCNTAVAEDGRSECTAESERVEVTVDRHEPEEHERIPGSVISKINRDTEQATP, encoded by the exons ATGTCTGATTTCAAATCAGAATCTCCTACTCCgcgttcttcttcttcatcttctactACTTCAGTAGCTTCAACTGAACTGAAGCTATACCAAGCTTTCATATTCTCTGTTCCAATTTTCTTCACTTTCATTCTCCTCTTCTTGTTTTACTTGTTCTATCTTCGCCGTAGAAGGGTCGATTGGGCTTCTCTTCGAATGCGGGCTAATTTAGATAACAATGATATCATTAGA GCGGAATTGGGGTTGAAGAAAGAGCTAAGGGAGATGTTACCCATTGTTGTGTACAAGGAGAGCTTCACTGTTAAAGATACACA ATGCCCTGTATGCTTAGCAGACTACCAAGCAGAGGAAAGACTCCAGCAGATACCTGCTTGTGGTCACACATTTCACATGGAGTGCATTGATCACTGGCTTTCCAATCATACTACATGTCCTCTCTGCCGTCTTTCTTTAATTCCACCTGCTAAAATGCCAAGTGAAACACCGAATAATCAAGCGGAAACTCCTCAGGAATGTTGTACAGTGGTGTGCACTGGCGCAACATCTGGTCAGTCAGGGGAAGTGTTTTGTGGAGAATTGGTATCTAGACAACTCTCAGAGCCACATAATGAAGACTTCAGGACTTGTAACACTGCCGTTGCAGAGGATGGAAGATCTGAATGTACTGCTGAGAGTGAGAGGGTAGAAGTTACAGTTGACAGACATGAACCTGAAGAGCACGAACGGATTCCCGG CAGCGTAATTTCGAAGATTAACCGAGATACGGAGCAGGCAACACCGTAG
- the LOC136201424 gene encoding RING-H2 finger protein ATL7 isoform X2 yields MSDFKSESPTPRSSSSSSTTSVASTELKLYQAFIFSVPIFFTFILLFLFYLFYLRRRRVDWASLRMRANLDNNDIIRAELGLKKELREMLPIVVYKESFTVKDTQCPVCLADYQAEERLQQIPACGHTFHMECIDHWLSNHTTCPLCRLSLIPPAKMPSETPNNQAETPQECCTVVCTGATSGQSGEVFCGELVSRQLSEPHNEDFRTCNTAVAEDGRSECTAESERVEVTVDRHEPEEHERIPGVISKINRDTEQATP; encoded by the exons ATGTCTGATTTCAAATCAGAATCTCCTACTCCgcgttcttcttcttcatcttctactACTTCAGTAGCTTCAACTGAACTGAAGCTATACCAAGCTTTCATATTCTCTGTTCCAATTTTCTTCACTTTCATTCTCCTCTTCTTGTTTTACTTGTTCTATCTTCGCCGTAGAAGGGTCGATTGGGCTTCTCTTCGAATGCGGGCTAATTTAGATAACAATGATATCATTAGA GCGGAATTGGGGTTGAAGAAAGAGCTAAGGGAGATGTTACCCATTGTTGTGTACAAGGAGAGCTTCACTGTTAAAGATACACA ATGCCCTGTATGCTTAGCAGACTACCAAGCAGAGGAAAGACTCCAGCAGATACCTGCTTGTGGTCACACATTTCACATGGAGTGCATTGATCACTGGCTTTCCAATCATACTACATGTCCTCTCTGCCGTCTTTCTTTAATTCCACCTGCTAAAATGCCAAGTGAAACACCGAATAATCAAGCGGAAACTCCTCAGGAATGTTGTACAGTGGTGTGCACTGGCGCAACATCTGGTCAGTCAGGGGAAGTGTTTTGTGGAGAATTGGTATCTAGACAACTCTCAGAGCCACATAATGAAGACTTCAGGACTTGTAACACTGCCGTTGCAGAGGATGGAAGATCTGAATGTACTGCTGAGAGTGAGAGGGTAGAAGTTACAGTTGACAGACATGAACCTGAAGAGCACGAACGGATTCCCGG CGTAATTTCGAAGATTAACCGAGATACGGAGCAGGCAACACCGTAG